The Cryomorphaceae bacterium 1068 genome segment TTCCTGTAAGGAGGAATCCAACTCGTTGGAAAACACAGAAAGTGAATTAATAACGAAAATAAATGCTGTTCAGGAACAAGTGATGGCACAAGGTAATATGACAGAAGTAGAGGAACAGGCATTATTAAGTTTATGCAGCATTGTGTCCCATAATGACGGTTTGGCAACTTATACTACTGACAATAGTATGGTATTAAAAGATGTAGAAATTGCCCCCGTATATAATGGTTGTGAAGGCCTCTCAATAGCAGAAACAAGAGAGTGTTTTAACAATAAAGTATCGACATTTATTAAGCGAGAGTTTAACTTGAGTGTATCTCAAGATTTAAATCTCTCAGAACCAAAGCCGGTAGAAGTATTTTTTATAATCAACGAAAATGGAAATTTAACCGGCATGAAAGTGAGAGATTCAGAAGTAACCGTTCAGGCAGAAATCTTAAGAGTGCTTAGAAAAATACCTGTGATGAAGCCTGCTACCCACAATGGGGAAAGTGTTTCCGTATTGTGTTCCATCATAGTTTCATTTGGAAATAGTTTAGAAGTTGATTTTGTCCATGTTCCCGAAAGACCCGATTAATCTCTTAGTTAGGTGCGTTAAAGGGACATAGTTTACAAAGTTAAAGGCACATGGTTTACACTTTTTTAGGAGGTGATTTAAGAGAATATTAAACTTACGTGAACTCCAAACCTGACGGCAACAATGCGACTGCAAAAGACAGGTAAAGTCGACAATAATTTAATCAGTTTGGTATTAAAAAAGAATGAGAGGGAATTAATCCTACACCAAAGTCCGTTTAGATTAATTGTGGAACCCGGTGATCAGGAAATCCTTAGAACGAGAAAGTAAGCAGTTAAGCTTAGTTTCTACATGCTTTGATTTCTTTAGTTAATGTATTTACCGCCCAATTAGTGGGATGAGAAATTTGATGACACGGGATTACCGGGCTTTTTTCCATAAGCTATGATGCCCCGCAATTAGAAGGGCTGATTATACATCAACTAATAGATCGAAGAGATATCCATTTTCCTCGCGACTAAAATCTTCAAAAGTTTCGATTTGTTGATCGATTAGAGATGCATCTGCATCGGAAACATCGCCGGATCTTTGATCTAAGCGTCTTTTTAAAACTTGTGGGTCAGCTTGGCAATAGACAATTTTAAAATCTAGCTGCTTTTTCTCTGCTAGATTCATCGCTTTGGATCGCATTTTCCTATTGTCAAACCTGGCATCGAGGATTACGGATATACCAAACGATGAGAGAAAATCCGCCAGCTCAATCATCTTATTATACGTGGCTTGGCTTATCTCGGAATTGTAAATTTGTTCCGGGCCTTTTTCATAAAGCGGTACTCCCGTAAGGTGTTTTCTAAGCGCATCAGAACGTATGATCAGAAATTGTTTTTCCGCAGCAATTCTACGAGCCACCGTGCTTTTGCCCGAACCCGATAAACCACTGGTAATCCAAAGTTTCGCTTTCTGATCTGTGGCGTATGATTCTGCAAGATCAAAGTAGGCTCTGGCTTCCGCTCTATTTTCGTCTTTTTCTTGGTCTGTAATTTCTGAATTGTCCGAACGAAAAGAAATGACCTTACCGCGGATATATGCCCGCATACCGGCATAAAAATTCAAGAGCGCTGCTCCCTCATAGTCACCACTCTGTTCAAAATATTCGTTTATAACCCGCGTGGCAAGGCTGAATTGTTTTCTGAAATGCAAATCCATGACCAGAAAAGCCAGATCATAAACCACATCAATATTTCTAAATTCTTCATTGAATTCGATGCGGTCAAAAAATAGGATCTCGCCCTTGTAGAGACAAATATTATTCAAGTGCAAATCACCGTGGCATTCCCTGATTTTTCCCGATTGCCGTCTTGCATCAAAAAGGACTTTATGCTCATTTATAAAGTTAAGCGTGAACTTTTGAATGCGCTCAAAACTCTTCTCAGAAATACACTTGCCTTTATACTTATCGGTTTGAGCAAAATTCTGAAGCGCTATTTTTCTGATATTTCCTACAGAAGCAAAGCTGTTAATCTCCTCACTTGAAACGCCTTTTTGATGCAGTCGGGCTAGTTTTTGCGCTAGCTCAGTAAAAAGTTCAGCGGTAAAATCTCCTCTTTCTACAATGCGTGAAAGTATTTGCTCCTGCTCAAACTCCTTCATTTTTAAAACGTATTCAACGACTCTTCCCTTTTGCTGAAAACTGAATTGGCCGTCCTTTTCATAAATGGGAACTACCTCGAGGTAGAGTTCAGGAGCGAAAATGGAATTGAGACGCAATTCTTCTTCACAGTAAAATTTTCGTTTTTCTAAAGAGGTAAAATCCAAAAAACCGAGATCGAGGCTTTTTTTCATTTTGTAGGCATAATCTCCACAAAGGTAAACATGCGAAATATGCGTTTCGAGATGTTTGATATCTGCATTAGTCTCGTGCGGATACGATTCAGAATCCTTAAGAAAGTCCACTATTTCCATCATGCTTAAGCTACGTATTTTCCATTGATTTCATTATATCCGAGAGTACGAAAATTCTTGAGAGATGGGAGAGAGGCTTATCGCGTATATCAGAGAAGGTCGAGTTCATGGGTTTGGCCACTTAGCGAGCAAAACAAATCATTGACAAGTTAAGTGAGGTGAACGCTACAACTCTTCCTTCTATTGGGTTTATCGGAATGTCGTGGTTAAGCAAAAAATGAAAGCATCGACAATCTTATTGGCGGTGATCTTTAATTCTGCAGCTGGTCAAGTATGTTATCACTGGATTTGAACCGTTTGTGCTTAAGCCGAATCCCGAAGGTTTTGGCTTCTGCTCGAAGATGTTCGCACCCATTAAATTGACCTGACAGTTGGTATTGGCTGCATTATTATTTGGTGTACTCTGCTTTCTCCTCAACGATTTACGGTTCGTTATAAATAAGAGAGCCGCTACTCTCTGATCTTTCAGAAAGAATGTAGGTCCGGTGTGTTTCTCAGCAGGCATCGCTATTGACTCCGACGGAAGGGTAGGGGGCAGTTCACCCTCCACTCCATCAATTCAAACTAGAAACCCTTCGGTAAAAGGAATATCAGGGAATTAAGACTGTTTCAACCTGCGGCTGTCTTGCGAGCGAAAAGTGGTAAAATCTGAGACTATTCTGTTAGCCTTCAACCGGGATTTTACGCTTTTTGGCCAAGCGTCTTCACCGAAAGGTGCCGGATACCTTAAAGAAGATTTTTTCTATATTCAAATTTCATTTCTAAACCTATGGAAGTCCGCTGGTTATGTTTGTCATTTTGGTGTTTTCTGTCAGCAGCTCTTTCAATGATGGCTCAGAATGATGTACCGCTTGATACAGAATCAAAGAAATCGGAATCGGGACTACCCTTTATCGAGTATTACTCGCCCGAACGGTACGATGCATTAACCCAAAACTGGGGCGCAGTGCAAGACAGTCTCGGCATGCTGTACTTTGCAAATGGGGGAGGTGTGCTTATTTACAATGGTGTGACTTGGGAGCTGATAGAATTGCCCAATAAAACCCACACAAAATGTATCGCGATAGACAATAAGAGCCGAGTCTATGTGGGCGCTTTTGGAGAATTCGGGTTTATCGAACCCGATGAGTTGGGGCAATTTCAGTACGTTTCGCTTTCCGATTCATTGCAAGAATCTGATCGGGACTTTTCGACCATTTGGACCGTACTTGCCGCTGACGACGGTATTTATTTCAGGAGCACGGAGGCCATTTTTAGATGGGACAATGAAAAATTAAAAGTCTGGAAATCCGAAGAAAACGAATTTCGCTTTTCCTTTGTCGTCAGAGGGAAGTTCTATGTTATGCACAATTCGCAAGGCATGATGTCTATGGGAAATGACGACCTCGAGTTAATTCCGAACGGTGAGTTTTACGTCAAAAAGGGAGTAACGGTAATGCTTCCATATCCACCAAATAAGCTGCTCGTAGGCACGCTAAAAGGTTTTTACATTCATGACGAAAATGAGATAGTCCCTTTTTACAACGAAGTTGAGGATTACCTGGTAGAAAGTTTTCCCTATGGCGGCATTGTTCTAAACGACGGAACATTTGCCATAGCTACACTCAATGCGGGTTTGGTCGTAATAGACAATGAAGGGAAGCTAAAACTCTTGTTGAATGACAATGAGTACTTGGGCTCCTTGGAAGTATATAATTTATTTCAAGATAAATCGGGGATACTTTGGGCTTCCTTGGGCAAAGGTATCGCTAAAATAGAGTATCCCTCACCGTTTACCTGCTTCGAGCACTTAAACGGAAACTTCAGGGCTTTTGCACTTACCCGGTACAAGGGAAAACTATATGCGGGGACGGATATTGGACTATTTGTTCTGGAAACCGACAAGTCGGGCAAGGCACAATTTGAAGGTGTTTTGGATATGAACAAGCGCATTTGGGATTTGCATGTTTTCGAAGATAGGCTGATGGTAGGAGGAACCGGTGGTATATATGAAATAAAGGACAACGAGGTAAGCCGCATTCCCACTGAAAATATTTCCAAATTTCGGAGATCTCCACTCGATGATAACCGCATCTTTCTGACGATGGCCCGTGGATTTGAATCGATTTATTTCAAAGAGGGTGAGTGGATTCGAGAAGGCCCTGTGGCCGACATAGATGT includes the following:
- a CDS encoding AAA family ATPase; translation: MMEIVDFLKDSESYPHETNADIKHLETHISHVYLCGDYAYKMKKSLDLGFLDFTSLEKRKFYCEEELRLNSIFAPELYLEVVPIYEKDGQFSFQQKGRVVEYVLKMKEFEQEQILSRIVERGDFTAELFTELAQKLARLHQKGVSSEEINSFASVGNIRKIALQNFAQTDKYKGKCISEKSFERIQKFTLNFINEHKVLFDARRQSGKIRECHGDLHLNNICLYKGEILFFDRIEFNEEFRNIDVVYDLAFLVMDLHFRKQFSLATRVINEYFEQSGDYEGAALLNFYAGMRAYIRGKVISFRSDNSEITDQEKDENRAEARAYFDLAESYATDQKAKLWITSGLSGSGKSTVARRIAAEKQFLIIRSDALRKHLTGVPLYEKGPEQIYNSEISQATYNKMIELADFLSSFGISVILDARFDNRKMRSKAMNLAEKKQLDFKIVYCQADPQVLKRRLDQRSGDVSDADASLIDQQIETFEDFSREENGYLFDLLVDV